TGATGGGATTCTTTGACGGCGACTGTGAACCCCGTACTTTCGCCAGGAATTCTAATCCGGTCATATCCGGTAATTGGTCATCCATAAGCAGACAGTGAGGGAGGGAGATCTTGCAGGCTTCCCAGGCCTGGACTCCTGTTTCCATTTCTTGAATATCGAGGCGAAACGGGGCTGTGCGCCGAATCCAACGAGTATAGGTTGATCGGTCCCTCGGGCTATCGTCGACGATAAAAATTCGGAGAGTGGTGAGGTGAGGTTTTTCAATACGGATTGGCATGTTTGACGGAGATCCCATTAATGGAAGTGGAAAGACCGGGAATGAGCTGGGATGAAAAAATGTATTCGTCAAGCATTAGGAAGGCCCTGCATCACCTCGAAATTTTCCAGTTTGTGTCTTTTGTCCAGTCTTAGGTGGAGAACTAATGTAAACCGGTATAATTATAGTTTTATCATGGCTTGTAGTGGCAATCGGTTTCAACCGGTTTCACAATATAACTGTTGATCTCTACCTGATTCCAGGCTTACCTATCGCATTTGTCTGGTAAGAGGTTTCCACGATGGTTTGAATCATTTTGAGTTTCAAATCAGACTGTGCTTTTGGACCCGTTTCCCGTTTGTCGGTACCTGGGGATATTCAGATCGAGAAGAATCGTACCTGGTGGAGGATCTTCGGTATTAATCTGCCTGATTATTTGGACAAATAGGGCCAGAACTTATTCCCATTTTCGCCATGTATGACGGAGTCCTGGTTCTTGAAAGCTGCGAATGGTGTCTTCTGCATGGTCCTGGCTGGCTTTTACCCGAAGTATGGATTGGCTCTGAGCAGAAAGGTTAGTCATTCGTGGTCCGATTAGCCAGACCTCTTGAACTCTTACGACGGCACAGGATGGCATCAAAATCTACATGGATGAAGGCTAAATCCGTATGGCCAACTCCTAAATCTTACCTTAGCGATTCGGTCAGTCTTCTCATCCGTGGGATCTAATATATTGTCGTATGGGACTGCCCCTTGCTTTCTTCGTGGCGCCGGGCTCAACGGTGGGCGATCCGGATCTTCTTTGCCGATCCGCATAGCTCAGGGCCACGCGGGACCAATGAAAATACCCATGGCCCGCGGCGGCAGTATTGATCCAGCACGAATTTGTTCAACTGTACGCAGTGCGAACTCAATCCCATTGCGTAGCGTTTGAACACCAGTTTCAGAAAATGTCTGAATTGGGCAATGCTCCAGGAACTGTTCACAACTGCGGTATCAGTCACCCGTGGCACTTGTAGGAGCTTAAAGCAGCCCCTAATTACATATGCACCATGTGCTGGGCGCTTTCATTGGCGGGGAGTGGCGGGGCGATCCAAAATCCTTGCATTGCATCGCATCCATGTTCTTCCAGGAAATCCGCTTGTTCTTGCCTTTCTACTCCTTCGGCGATGACTTGTAGTCCTAGGGCTTTGGCCAAGGAAATGACCGCCATAACGATCGCGGCATCGTTGGTACTGTACGGGAGATTTTGGATAAGACTTTGATCGAGTTTGATGCCATCAACGGGAAATGACTTCAGATATCGAAGAGAAGCATAGCCCGCTCCAAAATCATCAATGTACAGATGGACGCCCATCGCTCTGATTTCGCGAAGGGTCTGGATGGTTTCTTCCGTTTCATGAATCAGAAACGTCTCGGTCAGTTCCAGTTTGAGATTTTCCGGATCCAGATGCGAATGCTTGAGGATGTCTTGTATGAGTTCAGGGAGATGCCCCTGATGGATTTGCCTGGCTGAGAGGTTTACGGCGACATGAGGAGCAGGAAATCCCTGCTTTTCCCAATATTTGGCTTGTTTGCTGGCTGAACGTAAAACCCATTCCCCTATAGGAATGATCATGCCATTTTCTTCGGCTTGGGGAATGAAGTGATTCGGACCAATGAGTCCTTGGTAGGGGTGATGCCAACGCAGCAAAGCTTCCATGCCAATGACTTGCTTGGTGCAAATATTCATTTGTGGTTGGTAATGGAGGAGAAATTCTTCTTTTGCCAACGCCCGACTGAGCTCCATCTCCAGTGTGGAGCCATCAAGACCAGCTGTTTTCATGCCGGCGGTGTAAAACTGATAGGTATTGCCGCCTTGCGCTTTGGCTCGATACATCGCGGCATCGGCATGAGATAAAAGTTCCTGGGGGTTGGCGCTATCCCAGGGATAGATGGTGATCCCGAGGCTTCCGGTCACACGCAGTTGGTGCTGCTTGATAATCACGGGCTGGGCCAGGAGGTGAAGAATGCGATGTGCAACAGCGGCCACGTCCTCAATCGACACGATTTGTTCCAAAAGGACTGCAAATTCATCTCCTCCCAATCGGACACCCGTATCAATTTCTCTAATACATTTTTTGATTCGTGCGGCCACAGTTTTGAGTAACGAATCCCCGTATTCATGGCCGAGGGTATCGTTAATATCTTTGAAATGATCCAGGTCCAAAAACATTAGAGCGATTGCCGTGTCGTTCCGATGGCAGCGGGCCACGGCACAATTTAATCGTTCATAAAAAAGGCCTCTGTTTGCAAGCCCTGTCAGGTGGTCGTAATGAGCCAATTGGGTAATGCGTTGTGTGGCCTTCTGGCGTTCCATGGCGTACCGAATGGCCCGGCACAGAGTCGAGCTGCTGGTCTGGCCTTTGATTAAATAGTCCTGGGCTCCACTTTTTACGGCTTGAATCGCCTGGGCTTCTTCCTCAACTCCGCTCAAAATCAGAATCGGGATATCGGGGCAAAACTGCATGAATTGCAGAATGGATTCAAATGATTTCCCGTCTGGGAGATGCGAGTCCAGAATAATGGCTTGGAATTTGTTTTGTTGAATGAGGTCGAGAGCATCACTGAGAGAAAGGC
This region of Nitrospira sp. MA-1 genomic DNA includes:
- a CDS encoding EAL domain-containing protein, whose product is MISLLLVEDDLKEALVIRNMLKEGLQNQFTLENSLSLSDALDLIQQNKFQAIILDSHLPDGKSFESILQFMQFCPDIPILILSGVEEEAQAIQAVKSGAQDYLIKGQTSSSTLCRAIRYAMERQKATQRITQLAHYDHLTGLANRGLFYERLNCAVARCHRNDTAIALMFLDLDHFKDINDTLGHEYGDSLLKTVAARIKKCIREIDTGVRLGGDEFAVLLEQIVSIEDVAAVAHRILHLLAQPVIIKQHQLRVTGSLGITIYPWDSANPQELLSHADAAMYRAKAQGGNTYQFYTAGMKTAGLDGSTLEMELSRALAKEEFLLHYQPQMNICTKQVIGMEALLRWHHPYQGLIGPNHFIPQAEENGMIIPIGEWVLRSASKQAKYWEKQGFPAPHVAVNLSARQIHQGHLPELIQDILKHSHLDPENLKLELTETFLIHETEETIQTLREIRAMGVHLYIDDFGAGYASLRYLKSFPVDGIKLDQSLIQNLPYSTNDAAIVMAVISLAKALGLQVIAEGVERQEQADFLEEHGCDAMQGFWIAPPLPANESAQHMVHM